From the genome of Paraburkholderia aromaticivorans, one region includes:
- a CDS encoding LysR family transcriptional regulator — protein sequence MTDRSSLLPALTLRQIQYFVTLAHARSFTQAAQSLALTQPALTAAIRQIEFLLGGPLFARSAHRLTLTHAGASVLPLAERLLNQARGTFDDMASTFAERVQTVRIGLIPSAAARLLPALGALRAQQPSLRFTLNDMPNTALLDAVRQGAADFGVGVHEPDASAADDGDAALRYQDLFEDQIVVVVRRDDPLAQKKSLAWSKLVGRDLAAFVRGSVSDALQRTGGAEGLQLNVAYRVEYTEPLYELVRNRLAIAVLPSLYTMHLHDAELVALRLDKPRVSRSIALISLAGDDRGPHVRACREWIAAHI from the coding sequence ATGACCGACCGTTCTTCCCTGTTGCCCGCGCTTACGCTGCGGCAAATCCAGTACTTCGTCACGCTCGCCCATGCGCGCAGCTTCACTCAGGCCGCGCAGTCCCTCGCGTTGACGCAGCCCGCGCTGACCGCGGCGATCCGCCAGATCGAATTCCTGCTCGGCGGCCCATTGTTCGCGCGCTCCGCGCATCGGTTGACGCTGACTCACGCGGGCGCGAGCGTGTTGCCGCTCGCCGAACGCCTGCTCAACCAGGCGCGCGGCACCTTCGACGACATGGCCAGCACCTTCGCCGAACGCGTGCAGACGGTGCGCATCGGACTGATTCCGTCGGCCGCGGCGCGTCTGTTGCCCGCGCTCGGCGCGTTGCGCGCGCAGCAGCCGTCGCTGCGCTTCACGTTGAACGATATGCCGAACACCGCGTTGCTGGACGCCGTGCGCCAGGGCGCGGCGGATTTCGGCGTCGGCGTGCATGAGCCCGATGCGTCCGCTGCCGATGACGGCGACGCCGCGCTGCGCTACCAGGATCTGTTCGAGGATCAGATCGTCGTGGTGGTGCGGCGCGACGATCCGCTCGCGCAGAAGAAGAGCCTCGCCTGGTCGAAGCTGGTCGGCCGCGATCTTGCCGCGTTCGTGCGCGGCAGCGTGAGCGACGCGTTGCAGCGCACCGGCGGCGCGGAAGGTTTGCAACTGAACGTCGCCTATCGCGTGGAGTACACCGAACCGTTGTACGAACTGGTGCGCAACCGCCTCGCCATCGCCGTGCTGCCGAGCCTCTACACGATGCATCTGCACGACGCGGAACTGGTGGCATTGCGGCTCGACAAGCCGCGCGTGAGCCGTTCGATCGCGCTGATCTCGCTTGCCGGCGACGATCGCGGCCCGCATGTTCGCGCGTGCCGCGAGTGGATCGCCGCGCATATCTGA
- the add gene encoding adenosine deaminase, translated as MNETLGNVPASRLNIELTDAHRAFFQALPKAELHCHLLGAVRHETFIALAEKSRAPISREEIDSFYTRGEKPVGVLRVLRALDQHLLTQADDLHRIAYEYLADAAAHRVRHSEFFWNPTGTVRVSHIPYADAQAAIVTAIRDAARDFGISARLIPSIDREADPDEAVALVEWMCANRAPEVAGLGIDYRENDRPPELFWKAYRHARNAGFKTTAHAGEFGMPWRNVETAVDLLQCDRIDHGYTIVDNPRLAAQYAERGIVFTVVPTNSYYLRTLAPHVWAQHHPLRRMPGLGLKIHPNTDDPTLHKVTPSEAWQLMFSHFGFSVAELRQFMLNGIDAAWVDEATRSAWRAAWTTEFDILASTLPA; from the coding sequence ATGAATGAGACCTTGGGCAACGTGCCCGCATCGCGTCTGAACATCGAGCTGACGGACGCGCATCGCGCCTTCTTCCAGGCGCTGCCGAAAGCCGAATTGCATTGCCACCTGCTGGGCGCGGTGCGTCACGAGACTTTTATCGCGCTGGCCGAAAAGAGCCGCGCGCCGATCAGCCGCGAGGAAATCGATTCGTTCTACACGCGTGGCGAGAAACCGGTCGGCGTGCTGCGTGTGCTGCGCGCGCTCGACCAACATCTGCTCACGCAAGCGGACGATCTGCACCGTATCGCCTACGAATATCTCGCCGATGCCGCCGCGCATCGGGTGCGCCATAGCGAATTCTTCTGGAATCCTACCGGAACGGTGCGCGTCTCGCACATTCCCTATGCCGATGCGCAAGCGGCAATCGTCACCGCCATTCGCGACGCGGCGCGCGACTTCGGCATCAGCGCGCGGCTGATCCCGAGCATCGACCGCGAAGCCGATCCCGATGAAGCCGTCGCGCTAGTCGAATGGATGTGCGCGAACCGCGCGCCGGAAGTGGCGGGCCTCGGCATCGACTATCGCGAGAACGACCGGCCGCCGGAATTGTTCTGGAAAGCGTATCGCCACGCCCGCAACGCCGGCTTCAAAACCACCGCGCACGCGGGTGAATTCGGCATGCCGTGGCGCAATGTCGAGACCGCGGTCGATCTGCTTCAGTGCGACCGTATCGATCACGGCTATACGATCGTCGACAACCCGCGGCTGGCCGCGCAATACGCCGAGCGCGGCATCGTCTTCACCGTGGTGCCGACCAACTCTTATTACCTGCGCACGCTGGCGCCGCACGTGTGGGCGCAACACCATCCGCTGCGGCGCATGCCGGGCCTCGGCCTGAAGATCCATCCGAATACCGACGACCCCACGCTGCACAAGGTGACCCCGAGCGAAGCATGGCAGCTGATGTTCAGCCACTTTGGTTTCAGCGTCGCGGAGCTGCGCCAGTTCATGCTGAACGGCATCGACGCCGCATGGGTCGACGAAGCCACGCGCAGCGCGTGGCGCGCGGCGTGGACAACGGAGTTCGACATACTCGCCTCGACGCTTCCCGCCTGA
- a CDS encoding NCS2 family permease translates to MNQLINNESSIAEAKHGATSAGGGWLERRFALGARKTSVRVETIAGITSFLAAAYLLVVIPSLLAAGGMDRGAATTATILVFVLSTVLMALYANLPFLVGPGIGGSVILGVTLAGEHVAWQTGLGIAFVSGVLFLILTLVGARSLVVRLIPAQIKLGLGASIGLFIAVLGFRNAGMVIANAKTNALALGDFSRPGTLIALVGLGAAVVLQGRRVPGAILWAILIAAAVGLPLGVTHSPASFLSWPHGIAPIAFKLDIGSALSVASVPYLFVFFAAEFFSTLGTTLAVGAKADLLDENANLPNINRPFLVDSIAATLGPVFGIPALTALVESAAGVEAGGRSGLSSLAAAAMFALMLLFVPLALAIPKEATAPALILIGLSMFSTIRHTHFDDFTDSLPVLSMVLLTLMSNSFGTGIAGGLLCYVLVKLLAGRFREVPWGLYVLAVPLGYYFYTVVKPH, encoded by the coding sequence ATGAATCAATTGATCAATAACGAATCTTCCATCGCCGAAGCAAAGCACGGCGCGACGTCTGCGGGCGGCGGCTGGCTCGAACGGCGTTTCGCGCTCGGCGCGCGCAAGACCAGCGTGCGGGTCGAGACGATCGCGGGCATCACCTCGTTTCTCGCGGCCGCGTATTTGCTGGTGGTGATTCCGTCACTGCTCGCCGCGGGCGGCATGGATCGCGGCGCGGCCACCACCGCGACGATCCTCGTGTTCGTGCTGAGCACGGTGCTGATGGCGCTGTATGCGAACCTGCCGTTTCTGGTCGGCCCGGGTATCGGCGGCTCGGTGATTCTCGGCGTGACGCTCGCGGGCGAACACGTTGCGTGGCAAACGGGGCTTGGCATCGCTTTCGTGTCCGGCGTGCTGTTTCTGATCCTGACGCTGGTGGGCGCGCGCAGTCTGGTGGTGCGCCTGATTCCCGCCCAGATCAAACTGGGGCTCGGCGCGTCGATCGGCTTGTTCATCGCGGTGCTCGGCTTTCGCAACGCGGGCATGGTGATCGCCAACGCGAAGACCAACGCGCTCGCGCTCGGCGACTTCTCACGGCCGGGAACGCTCATCGCGCTGGTCGGACTCGGCGCGGCAGTCGTCCTGCAAGGACGCCGCGTGCCCGGCGCGATCCTGTGGGCAATCCTGATCGCGGCCGCGGTGGGCCTGCCGCTCGGCGTCACGCATAGCCCGGCGTCGTTTCTATCGTGGCCTCACGGCATCGCGCCGATCGCGTTCAAACTCGATATCGGCAGCGCGCTGAGCGTCGCTTCCGTTCCGTATCTGTTCGTGTTCTTCGCGGCCGAATTTTTCTCGACGCTCGGCACCACGCTCGCGGTCGGCGCCAAAGCGGATCTGCTCGACGAAAACGCCAATCTGCCCAACATCAACCGGCCGTTTCTGGTCGATTCGATTGCCGCGACGCTCGGCCCGGTGTTCGGCATTCCGGCGCTCACCGCCTTGGTGGAATCGGCGGCGGGCGTGGAAGCGGGAGGCCGCTCCGGCCTGTCGTCGCTCGCCGCGGCCGCCATGTTCGCGCTGATGCTGCTGTTCGTGCCGCTCGCGCTGGCGATTCCGAAGGAAGCAACCGCGCCGGCGTTGATCCTGATCGGCCTGTCGATGTTCAGCACGATCCGCCACACCCATTTCGACGACTTCACCGACTCGCTGCCGGTGCTCTCGATGGTATTGCTCACGCTGATGTCGAACAGCTTCGGCACCGGCATTGCGGGCGGCCTGCTCTGCTACGTGCTCGTGAAGCTGCTCGCGGGACGATTCCGCGAAGTGCCCTGGGGTTTGTACGTGCTGGCCGTGCCGCTCGGCTACTACTTCTATACCGTGGTCAAGCCGCATTGA
- a CDS encoding porin: MKLIKFAPLAIAGALSSAAHAQSSVTLYGLISAGVGYATNQGGKNAWQALSGTNQNPRWGLKGVEDLGGGMSAIFQLENGFNVMTGTASQNGREFGRQAFVGLASKKYGTLTFGRQYDTVHDYVGPVIIASNGVNIGDNDNGYNDIRVQNAVKYVTPDYRGLKATAEYGFSNATGFANNNAYSFGAGYDHGPLKWSVVYAQYNNPYSATNPDGAISNDYASSLLIFSKSALHPAAYASKQRIFGTGGFYTVGAAQFAALFTDVRYDYLDHSHLHLQNYNLNLNYHVTPAFILGSAYAFTDGKYDVINTRPKWHQVNLQADYFLSKRTDVALTVIAQQAAGEAQHAQIFAYAQSASTRQMIATVGMRHAF, translated from the coding sequence ATGAAACTAATCAAGTTCGCCCCTCTCGCGATTGCCGGCGCGCTCTCCAGCGCCGCGCATGCGCAAAGCAGCGTGACGCTGTACGGCCTGATTTCGGCGGGCGTCGGCTATGCGACGAACCAGGGCGGCAAAAACGCATGGCAGGCACTGTCGGGCACCAACCAGAATCCGCGCTGGGGTTTGAAGGGCGTCGAAGATCTGGGCGGCGGTATGAGCGCGATCTTCCAGTTGGAAAACGGCTTTAACGTGATGACCGGCACCGCATCGCAGAACGGCCGCGAATTCGGCCGCCAGGCATTCGTCGGGCTCGCCAGCAAGAAGTACGGCACGCTGACCTTCGGCCGTCAGTACGACACGGTGCACGATTACGTCGGCCCCGTGATCATCGCGAGTAACGGCGTGAACATTGGCGACAACGACAACGGCTACAACGACATTCGCGTGCAGAACGCCGTGAAGTACGTCACGCCCGACTATCGCGGCCTGAAGGCCACCGCCGAATACGGTTTCAGCAACGCAACCGGTTTCGCCAACAACAATGCGTACAGCTTCGGCGCGGGCTACGACCACGGCCCGCTGAAGTGGAGCGTGGTGTACGCGCAGTACAACAATCCGTACAGCGCGACCAACCCCGACGGCGCGATTTCGAACGACTACGCCTCGTCGCTGCTGATCTTCTCGAAGAGCGCGCTGCATCCCGCCGCGTACGCGAGCAAACAGCGCATCTTCGGCACCGGTGGTTTCTATACGGTCGGCGCCGCGCAATTCGCGGCGCTCTTCACGGATGTCCGCTACGATTACCTCGATCATTCGCATCTGCATTTGCAGAACTACAACCTGAACCTGAACTATCACGTCACGCCCGCCTTCATTCTCGGCTCCGCGTATGCCTTCACCGACGGCAAGTACGACGTGATCAACACGAGGCCCAAATGGCATCAGGTGAATCTGCAGGCCGACTACTTCCTGTCGAAGCGCACCGACGTGGCGCTCACGGTGATCGCGCAGCAGGCGGCCGGCGAAGCGCAGCACGCGCAGATTTTCGCCTATGCCCAATCCGCCAGCACCCGTCAGATGATCGCGACGGTCGGCATGCGCCACGCGTTCTGA
- a CDS encoding LysR family transcriptional regulator yields the protein MPFDERMLNGMGVLTAIVDCGSFAAAGEALDMSQSGVSRSVARLEARLGIRLFDRTTRSVALTDEGRRFYEQIVPLLGGLEEAAASAAQGATAVRGRLRVNMDPFFSRLVLGPRLGGFVDRHPDLQLELITRDQLGDMVADGFDLAIRFGDPPVSTLIARKLLDTRILTVAAPSYLKKHGHPVNPAELESGKHVCIKFRDPLTGYPFSWEFHRGRKKTVITPQGRLTVNDVGTLHSACAAGQGVAQILALGAESLMASGKLVELFPDWGDELYPLYALYPSRHHPPAKVRAFFEFVVSLTGGAPREPAA from the coding sequence ATGCCATTTGACGAGCGCATGCTGAACGGCATGGGCGTCTTGACGGCGATCGTCGATTGCGGCAGTTTTGCGGCCGCTGGCGAAGCGCTCGACATGTCGCAATCCGGGGTCAGCCGTTCGGTCGCACGGCTCGAAGCGCGGCTCGGCATCCGGCTTTTCGATCGCACCACGCGTTCGGTCGCGTTGACCGACGAGGGCCGGCGCTTCTACGAACAGATCGTGCCGCTTCTGGGCGGACTCGAAGAAGCCGCGGCATCCGCCGCGCAGGGCGCGACCGCTGTTCGCGGACGTTTGCGCGTGAACATGGATCCGTTCTTTTCGCGGCTCGTACTTGGGCCGAGGCTGGGCGGGTTTGTCGACCGGCACCCCGACCTGCAGCTCGAACTGATCACCCGCGACCAACTGGGCGATATGGTCGCCGACGGTTTCGATCTCGCGATCCGTTTCGGCGATCCGCCAGTATCGACGCTGATTGCCCGCAAGCTGCTGGACACGCGAATTCTCACCGTGGCCGCGCCGTCGTATCTGAAGAAGCATGGGCATCCGGTGAATCCGGCCGAACTCGAAAGCGGCAAGCATGTGTGCATCAAATTCCGCGATCCGCTGACGGGCTACCCGTTCAGCTGGGAATTTCATCGCGGCCGCAAAAAGACCGTGATTACGCCGCAAGGCCGTTTGACCGTCAACGACGTGGGCACCTTGCATAGTGCCTGCGCAGCCGGCCAGGGCGTCGCGCAGATTCTCGCGCTCGGCGCCGAATCGCTCATGGCGAGCGGCAAACTGGTCGAGCTCTTTCCGGATTGGGGCGACGAGCTTTATCCGCTGTATGCGCTCTATCCTTCACGGCATCATCCGCCCGCGAAGGTCCGTGCGTTTTTCGAATTTGTCGTTTCGCTCACGGGCGGCGCGCCGCGCGAACCGGCGGCCTGA
- a CDS encoding methyl-accepting chemotaxis protein: MTRNLTINLRIAITIAFLGVLLIATGSLGILGMSRSNEAQHDAYAVHFASVVALGKSGTAMSRARFGLDWAMSNPHSPQLAAQLERARMLLGESDKWWNSFRELPKTPELQSLTDDLDAKRTAVRRDGIDKLIEAIRSGDASWMDESRANHLIGLYTAMNASQGALENYLNQQASDANERSATLFHVLLYACIGSILVGLTVAFISWRTLRRAIMAPLNDALRQFDAIAAGELTTHVPIRSNDEMAMLLRGVASMQDKLGATVTTVRAGSHSIASSTQQIAAGNLDLSQRTEEQAASLEQTAAAMEQLTSTVQLNAENARHASDLALSASEMAARGRQSVGSMVETMRVIHAGSSKMTGIITAIEGIAFQTNILALNAAVEAARAGEEGRGFAVVAGEVRSLAQRSAAAAKEIGALIAESTSRVESGAGLVNQAGDTMQDIEAAVGRVARLVGEIAAASREQSEGIKQVSLAVTQMDEVTQHNAALVEESAASANSLADQARQLSELTAAFKVASDAARREAAF; this comes from the coding sequence ATGACCAGGAACCTGACCATCAATCTACGGATCGCGATCACCATTGCGTTTCTCGGCGTGCTGCTGATCGCCACCGGTTCGCTCGGCATTCTCGGCATGAGCCGGAGCAACGAGGCGCAGCACGACGCCTACGCGGTCCATTTCGCCTCGGTCGTCGCGCTCGGCAAGTCGGGTACGGCAATGTCGCGGGCCCGCTTCGGACTCGACTGGGCCATGAGCAATCCGCACTCGCCGCAACTGGCCGCGCAACTCGAGCGCGCCCGCATGCTGCTCGGCGAGTCGGACAAGTGGTGGAACAGCTTTCGCGAGCTGCCGAAAACGCCTGAACTGCAAAGCCTCACCGACGACCTCGACGCGAAGCGCACGGCTGTGCGCCGCGACGGCATCGACAAGCTGATCGAGGCGATTCGCAGCGGCGACGCGAGCTGGATGGACGAAAGCCGCGCGAATCATCTGATCGGCCTCTATACGGCCATGAACGCGAGCCAGGGGGCGCTGGAGAATTATCTGAACCAGCAGGCGAGCGACGCGAACGAGCGCTCCGCCACGCTCTTTCATGTGCTGTTGTACGCGTGCATCGGCAGCATCCTGGTGGGGCTGACGGTGGCGTTCATCAGCTGGCGCACGTTGCGCCGCGCGATCATGGCGCCGCTGAACGACGCGCTGCGTCAGTTCGATGCGATCGCCGCCGGCGAATTGACGACCCACGTGCCGATTCGTTCGAATGACGAAATGGCGATGCTGTTGCGCGGTGTCGCGTCGATGCAGGACAAGCTCGGCGCGACCGTCACCACGGTGCGTGCCGGTTCGCATTCGATCGCGTCGTCGACGCAGCAGATCGCCGCGGGTAATCTCGATCTGTCGCAACGCACCGAGGAACAGGCGGCTTCGCTCGAACAAACCGCGGCGGCGATGGAGCAGCTCACGTCGACTGTGCAACTGAATGCCGAGAACGCGCGGCACGCGAGCGATCTCGCGTTGAGCGCCTCGGAGATGGCCGCGCGCGGGCGCCAGTCGGTCGGCAGCATGGTCGAGACCATGCGCGTGATTCACGCTGGGTCGTCGAAGATGACCGGCATCATCACCGCGATCGAAGGCATTGCGTTTCAGACCAATATCCTCGCGCTGAACGCGGCCGTCGAGGCGGCGCGCGCGGGTGAGGAAGGGCGCGGCTTCGCGGTGGTGGCGGGCGAGGTGCGCAGTCTCGCGCAGCGTTCGGCGGCTGCCGCGAAGGAAATCGGCGCGCTGATCGCGGAGTCGACCTCGCGTGTGGAGAGCGGCGCCGGGCTCGTCAACCAGGCGGGCGACACGATGCAGGACATCGAAGCCGCGGTCGGACGCGTGGCGCGTCTCGTCGGCGAAATCGCGGCGGCGTCACGGGAGCAGAGCGAAGGCATCAAGCAGGTGAGCCTCGCCGTCACGCAGATGGACGAGGTCACGCAGCACAATGCGGCGCTGGTTGAAGAAAGCGCGGCGAGCGCGAACTCGCTCGCGGATCAGGCGCGCCAGTTGAGCGAATTGACCGCGGCGTTCAAGGTTGCAAGCGATGCTGCGCGGCGCGAGGCCGCTTTCTAG
- a CDS encoding nucleoside hydrolase, whose translation MMNVFETKQDRRAFLRTAMGLAAGASAWPMLAGAAASATASGAADTSNGVSSSATASQAGARRSVIIDCDPGQDDAIAILFALGASERLDVRALTSVAGNVPLDLTERNARIVRDWAGRTHSLPVYAGCPRPLARDLITAANVHGKTGLEGVPLHEPLAPLAPQHAVAFLIDTLRTAPPRGVTLCALGPLTNLATALTEAPEIRNGIREIVLMGGAFFERGNITPAAEFNIYVDPQAAQIVFASGVPIVVLPRDVAVKAPITPARIAPIRALGNCCGAMAADIMAAEVAYQKGRRGIESAPMYDPCATGYLIEPSLFKGREVNVMIETVGEWTLGETVVDWSGHSGRKPNATWITEVDADGFYAALRARLATLP comes from the coding sequence ATGATGAACGTCTTCGAGACGAAACAGGACCGCCGCGCGTTTCTGCGCACGGCGATGGGCCTCGCGGCCGGCGCGTCGGCCTGGCCGATGCTGGCGGGCGCGGCGGCTTCCGCGACCGCATCCGGCGCGGCGGATACATCGAACGGCGTGTCGTCCAGCGCGACTGCATCGCAAGCCGGCGCGCGCCGCAGCGTGATCATCGATTGCGATCCGGGTCAGGACGACGCGATTGCGATTCTCTTCGCGCTCGGCGCGAGCGAGCGTCTCGACGTGCGCGCGCTCACGAGCGTGGCGGGCAATGTGCCGCTGGATCTCACCGAACGCAATGCGCGCATCGTGCGCGACTGGGCCGGGCGCACGCATTCGCTGCCGGTTTACGCAGGCTGCCCGCGGCCGCTCGCGCGCGATCTGATCACCGCCGCCAACGTGCACGGCAAGACCGGGCTCGAAGGCGTGCCGCTGCATGAGCCGCTTGCCCCGCTCGCGCCGCAACACGCGGTCGCGTTTCTGATCGACACGCTGCGCACCGCGCCGCCGCGCGGCGTGACGCTCTGCGCGCTCGGACCGCTGACCAATCTCGCTACCGCGCTCACCGAGGCGCCGGAGATTCGCAACGGCATCCGCGAAATCGTGCTGATGGGCGGCGCGTTCTTCGAGCGCGGCAACATTACGCCCGCGGCCGAGTTCAACATCTATGTCGATCCGCAGGCCGCGCAGATCGTGTTCGCGAGCGGCGTGCCGATCGTGGTGCTGCCGCGCGACGTGGCCGTGAAAGCACCGATCACGCCCGCGCGCATCGCGCCGATCCGCGCGCTCGGCAATTGCTGCGGCGCCATGGCCGCCGACATCATGGCCGCCGAAGTGGCTTACCAGAAAGGACGCCGCGGTATCGAGTCCGCGCCGATGTACGACCCGTGCGCAACCGGTTACCTGATCGAACCGTCCTTGTTCAAGGGCCGCGAAGTCAACGTGATGATCGAAACGGTGGGCGAATGGACGCTCGGCGAAACCGTGGTGGACTGGAGCGGCCACAGCGGCCGCAAACCGAACGCGACGTGGATCACCGAGGTCGACGCGGACGGCTTCTACGCGGCGCTGCGGGCGCGGCTCGCCACGCTGCCGTGA
- a CDS encoding DHA2 family efflux MFS transporter permease subunit produces the protein MTKDSSQTALLWIVAAGFFMQSLDTTIVNTALPSIANSLHVAPLAMQPIVVAYTLTMAMLTPASGWLADRFGTRRVYFVAILLFVIGSICCASAHTLGQLVLARVLQGVGGSMLLPIGRLAVLRSVTGEQYVAALAFISVAGQLGPIAGPTLGGWFVQAITWHWIFLINVPIGAVGLYAVQRFLPAHGATQAPPFDFIGCALLSLCMIAFSLAVDAPMPTHRLAWSAALFVLAAVSALAYIPYAKRRANPLFKLALFREPNFSVGLIGNLVCRIGSSAVPFLVPLLLQLQLGYSPLHSGLMMLPAALAGTVAKRWIAPLVRRYGYDTFLLVNTVIVGSSIVAFALITRDTPLVVGIAILAVFGASNSMQFAAMNSVTLKDLSHADAGSGNSLFSMVQMLAIGLGVSIGGGLVNLFSAQVGSAALGFRLAFVCVGVITLVSAWVFRHLDETPASRTVRAQATQGTGP, from the coding sequence ATGACCAAGGATTCTTCCCAGACCGCACTGCTGTGGATCGTCGCCGCTGGCTTTTTCATGCAGTCGCTCGACACGACGATCGTCAATACGGCGTTGCCGTCGATTGCAAACAGCCTGCACGTCGCGCCACTCGCCATGCAGCCGATCGTGGTCGCGTACACCTTGACCATGGCGATGCTCACGCCGGCCTCCGGCTGGCTCGCCGACCGCTTCGGCACGCGGCGCGTCTATTTCGTGGCGATCCTGCTGTTCGTGATCGGCTCGATCTGCTGCGCGAGCGCGCATACACTCGGCCAGTTGGTGCTGGCGCGCGTGCTGCAAGGTGTGGGCGGCTCGATGCTGCTGCCGATCGGACGGCTCGCGGTCTTACGCAGCGTGACGGGCGAGCAGTACGTGGCGGCACTCGCGTTCATTTCGGTCGCGGGACAACTGGGGCCGATCGCCGGGCCGACGCTCGGCGGCTGGTTCGTTCAGGCGATCACGTGGCACTGGATTTTCCTGATCAACGTGCCGATCGGCGCGGTGGGCCTGTACGCGGTGCAACGCTTCCTGCCGGCGCATGGCGCAACCCAGGCGCCGCCGTTCGACTTCATTGGCTGCGCGCTGCTGTCGCTGTGCATGATCGCGTTTTCGCTCGCTGTCGACGCGCCCATGCCGACGCATCGGCTGGCCTGGTCGGCGGCGCTCTTCGTGCTCGCCGCCGTGAGCGCGCTCGCCTACATTCCGTACGCGAAACGCCGCGCCAATCCGCTCTTCAAGCTTGCGCTCTTTCGCGAGCCGAATTTCAGCGTCGGTCTGATCGGCAACCTGGTGTGCCGCATCGGTTCGAGTGCCGTACCGTTCCTCGTGCCCTTGCTGCTGCAATTGCAACTGGGCTATTCGCCGCTGCATTCGGGGTTGATGATGCTGCCCGCGGCGCTGGCCGGCACCGTCGCCAAACGCTGGATCGCGCCGCTCGTGCGCCGTTATGGCTATGACACGTTCCTGCTCGTCAATACCGTGATCGTCGGCTCGTCGATCGTGGCCTTTGCACTGATCACGCGCGACACGCCGCTCGTGGTCGGGATCGCGATTCTGGCGGTGTTCGGGGCGTCCAACTCCATGCAATTCGCGGCGATGAACAGCGTCACGCTCAAAGACCTTTCGCATGCCGATGCCGGCAGCGGCAACAGCCTCTTTTCCATGGTGCAGATGCTCGCGATCGGGTTGGGCGTCTCGATCGGCGGCGGCCTCGTGAATCTCTTTTCCGCGCAAGTGGGATCGGCCGCGCTCGGGTTTCGGCTCGCCTTCGTGTGTGTCGGCGTGATCACGCTGGTGTCAGCCTGGGTGTTTCGTCACCTCGACGAAACGCCTGCCTCGCGCACCGTGCGCGCGCAAGCGACCCAAGGCACGGGCCCCTAA
- a CDS encoding LysR family transcriptional regulator, translating into MLNPIWLKTFSTVAACHSFTEAGRRLDLTQSSVSEHIRRLEESVGRRLFVRDTHSLAMTPDGEAMLAHASVILQALARAESQFRAPRLKGRVRLGSSDDVALGPLPTVLAAFRNAHPDVELEITIGMTGKLYELLDAGSIDLLVGKRRLGDRRGVPLFTGRLEWLARTGTLVDLSQPLPLILVAEPSVTRAVVLDALAEAGFSWQLVCTSSSHAGCIAAARGGLGITVRPQYLAARGLAPPLNTASLPTLPSVEFIALAAKRLSRPAGTLLQLLHDSDLRGSWIGE; encoded by the coding sequence ATGCTCAATCCCATCTGGCTCAAGACCTTTTCGACCGTCGCCGCTTGCCACAGCTTCACCGAGGCGGGGCGGCGGCTCGACCTCACGCAATCGAGCGTCAGCGAACATATCCGGCGGCTCGAAGAGAGCGTCGGCCGGCGCCTGTTCGTGCGCGACACCCATTCGCTCGCGATGACGCCGGACGGCGAAGCCATGCTCGCGCACGCCAGCGTGATTCTGCAGGCGCTGGCGCGGGCGGAGTCGCAGTTTCGCGCGCCGCGCCTGAAAGGCCGCGTGCGCCTCGGTTCCTCGGACGACGTCGCGCTCGGCCCGTTGCCGACGGTGCTAGCCGCGTTTCGCAACGCGCATCCGGATGTCGAACTGGAAATCACCATCGGCATGACCGGCAAGCTGTACGAGCTGCTCGACGCGGGGTCGATCGATCTGCTGGTCGGCAAGCGGCGGCTCGGCGACCGGCGCGGCGTGCCGCTCTTCACCGGGCGGCTCGAGTGGCTGGCCCGGACCGGCACGCTGGTCGACCTGAGCCAGCCGTTGCCGCTGATTCTGGTCGCCGAGCCGAGCGTGACGCGAGCCGTCGTGCTCGACGCGCTCGCCGAGGCCGGGTTCAGCTGGCAACTGGTGTGCACGAGCAGCAGTCACGCGGGGTGTATCGCGGCGGCGCGCGGCGGGCTCGGCATTACGGTTCGTCCGCAGTATCTGGCCGCGCGGGGCCTCGCGCCGCCGCTGAACACGGCCAGTCTGCCGACGCTGCCGTCGGTGGAATTCATCGCCCTGGCGGCAAAGCGGCTCAGCCGCCCGGCGGGCACGCTGCTGCAACTGCTGCATGACAGCGATCTGCGCGGGTCGTGGATCGGGGAATGA